Sequence from the Miscanthus floridulus cultivar M001 chromosome 16, ASM1932011v1, whole genome shotgun sequence genome:
ttcgaccaagttggagtaagTAGGGGCGTGAGTTTTGATAGTTGTCCGGTTACTGTTTCAAAGTTATATAGGATGAGTGGAGCACTCTCTTCAGTTGTATGGTTTTTGGGCCTAGATTCCATTCAAAAAACTGAGCGAGCATTTGCCTTTTTTCCTTTCTTCGTCTAATAGAAATCACGAcaaagcttttgccgtcctttctaaaaaaacatATTGTTTCCTCTTCATAGTGCATATACATAGGAAAAAGGTCACAAGGGTTATCATCAAAGTGTTTTGCTATATACTCCCTCCTGCCATAGCTTTGTTCTAAACCAAATATTTCAATCTTCGACCatcatttttaaaaaaatatatataggtCGGCAACATAATATTATTATGATATATAATTTACATGTTGTAAAACTACGTGAATTTAAAAAAAAGGTCAAACCTAAGAATGTTTAGCTTAGGATAAACCTAATTAATAAGACATGTAAAAGAATGGTAGAGGAGTATACGGGTTTAGTGGACAATATCCCCTTTTGTGTGCCATCAatattatattataaaaaaaagaaataagTCTACATTTGTCCTGCTACTCTCTAGTTAGTATTATTTTTACTCTACTCGAATACTCTTTCCATCCCATAATATAAGTACTGTGGTATTTACATTTTTATCTCAAAGTATAGATTAAAGACTTATGCGACCTTGGTGcttgattgagatttgagaggcATAGGCTAGCTAAATAGGCAAGCATTAATTGTATTGTTGTCATCCTGATGATCGATGAGCATCTTTTATCCAAATAGGGGGCTGTTTGGATCATCTTTGTATATTATATTAAATCAGATAAAATAATCTCTAGGTGATCTAAGCACCATAGACTATATGGATTGGATTATAATaatacaaccaacataatattGATATCCTATAATCCATCTCAAACCTACTAATACGAGATCATAGGTTGAACGGAAAACATTGTCAGTGCACAACCCTCGCCTTTGAGATTCGTGCTCGACATTGAGCACGATGCTAAAGAATTTTTAGGCGTATCTAGAAGGCCCATTGACGAAAGAGGATGCTACATAAATGGTCACAACTCACATGCATGTGAACAAGTTGCTCCAAAAAAAACCATGCATGTGAACAATGCAAATAAAGGTTTTATCCATGAGCGCCGCAAATACCCCTTGCATCCCTAAAAGCATTTCTGCAGCATGATTGCACCTTTCACCGATCCAAAAAAAAGCACAGAGAGGTGGGTAAATTaaattattttgattattattccTCAGAAATAAAGTAAAGACTTTGTTAACCTCAAAACCGAGTAGTTCTCTCATATATCACTCACACATCCATGGTTACATGCATCACTAGTTCGCTAGAAGTGCGTGTTCCTGTTGGATTTTACGTAGCCACCAATGCCGGCGCCATCTCTTCCAAAGGCAACACCGGTGCCACCACCACTGACACCGAGGCTCCCCGTGTAACTCTGCGGCAGCAAGCTGCCGTCGTGGTAGCCACCATTGCTAGGGTTCGCCCTCTCCAGTGCCTTGACCTGCGACTTGAGGAACTTGAGGTAGCTGGCCGCCTCGTCGAGCATGGACGTCGTGTCCATCCGGCTTCCTCCCGGCACGAGCCGCTGCAGCACGCGCAGGCGCTCGCTCACCCTCTCCCGCCGCAGCCGCGCCGCCACCGTCTGCGGGTCGCTCGAGATCCGCACGTTCTTGCGCCGCGGCTTGCTCtgtgacgatggcgccggctcgGAGCCGGCCCCGCACACGAGCTGGTGCACCGGCCGCATCGCCGCCGCGCGGTAGATCATCTCCTTCACCTGCGCTAGCGCCTCCGAGTCCGGCTCGTACCCGCCGCCAACCGACGGCGAGGACCCTCCTGCCGCCTGGTGGTCGCCATGCCCATGCCCGGCGAACGTGATTCTggttgacgacgacgacgtcgcgGGGAGCTTTGCGCCACGCCGCGGGGCTGCAACCTGCGCCTCCGTTGATGTGGTCGCGGCTATCGCAGGGTACTTGCCCAGCTTCCGCATCGAGGCGAGCGCGGCCGTTGCCTGAGGCAGCGCCGACCGCGACAGGGCGCAGGACGGCGACGCAACCTCCGTGTCATGgcatccaccgccgccgccgccgcacgtgtTGGACTCGCCGGAGGAGATGTTGCCATATTTGCCGCCCGTGGTGCTGCTGTAACCGGAGAAGGCGTTGCTCGACGCGGTGGGCTGCGCGGGCTCCTCGGCCTCGGCGACCACGACGTCCGAACCGTAAGCGAACGTGTCAAGGAGGCCGCCGTCGTCCAGTGCGCCGGTGACGATCGCGAGCATATCCGCCGTGTCCAGGCTCATGAATCCGTCGGAAACGGAAAGACTCGCGCTGCCGTGGCCGGGCATGAGGTTCTGGACCGGGTGCGACGAGGGCAGGTTGCTGATGAGACCGCCATGGTCAGAGCGGAGGTCGAAGCCGCCGCCTAGAAAAGCGCCGAGGAGGcggccgtcgtcgtcgccctCTCGGCTTGGCAGGCATGGATCTGCTGCTGCATACTGCATACTCCAGCTGCCGAAGTCCTCCATGATTTATACACCGCCGGCGTGCAGGAACCTCAGGCAACAAGACTTGATACAGGTTTACTGCTGCAAAAAGATTGCAGCTTCGTGCAAACAAAATGAAGTCTTGTCAGTGCTACAAATTTGTGAGACGATATGCAATTACAAAGTTACAATACTTCTCCAGCAGTAAAACACAGAGCAAAGCAGAAGAAACAAGATCATCTTTCAGACTTTCAGCTAGGCAATACGTCAGTAACTGACCTGCCTCGCAAATCGCACAATAGCAGGCAGATTGATTGAGGAATTGGTTTGGTGATGCAGGTTCAGGCCGCCTGCACCGATCTGTGACTGACGAATTCTGAAGACTGCAGGCTGCAGCGCATTGCAGGGTAGCTAGGATGGTCCTCGATCTACTCCCTGTGGATGCCTGTGCAGATGGGAGACTTTTATAGACGCCTTGAGGTGTAGCGCTGGCCAAATTTGTTTCCTTTTTCGGTAGGAGAGAGGCATCTTGTGGAGGCACTTGCCGTTGGGGGACAACAAGGGTCAGCAGTGTCACAGCTCATAACTAGCAACTGACAGTTTGCCTTTGCCTGCACTCAAATGGTAAAGGGGCCTCCGAATTCTATGGTAACTTATTTTTGTCTCTGTGAGGCTGATGCAATAGGTCAACTAACATCTTTTattgttttcttttgttttcaaattttaaagATGATGATGTGTTTGGTTCTAGTAGAGTGGCAGCGTGCAACAGGGCTGGATATTATACCTTCATTATATACAAAAAAAAGGTTCTAGTAGAGAAATGGTTTAGACCTCCCTTGGAACAACCTAGAAGTACAAAGTTGCAAAATGTATGAATTGTACAACATAGGTACTTCTAGAGAAAATACAGCAGAGGTACTTTTAGCGAACACAAAGTGGAAAAAACTGGATCGGTACATTCACCATGAAGAATGTTCCCTCCCTCTACAACTCCCGCCACGGGGGCTATTTATACACGCCCGTAGGCTTTCTATGGACAATACTACCCCTACAACTACTACATATTCGAGGTATATTCTCGCCTACCTGGGGCATACTCGCCATTCCGGAGGTATTGCCCGCCTCGGATAGCGCCAGCCCCCCTGGTCCCCGCTTGGTCCCAGACCGTGCCGCCTCTTTGCCGATTGAGCGGGCCCCGACGGACAGGAGGTTGTCGCCATCCTGTCCCTCGGCGGCGCTCTTCCCGGACAAAACCTACAAAGTCAGCTACACAATCAAGAGTTAACTATTCGTCTAGGTGAATAGCCCAGACCGCCTTGTTGTTTTCGCCGGTCTCTTCCCCATACGAAACCTGCAAAGTCAACTACACAACCAAGAGTTAACTATTCGTCCAGGCGAATAGCCCAGACCGCTTTGTCGTTTTCGCCGGCACCTTGCCGCTCGATCCCATGAGCACCGAGCCAACTATCCGCCAGGCCGAAGGTCAATTCGCGAGGGTGTCCCCCAAGATGCTATTCGCCTCGATGGAATGGCGTGCCGGCTTGCCCGCGCCTTTCGACCGGGCGAACAGGGCGGATCCTGTGCCCGGGTTGCCCTAAGACCCGGACATAAGGCCCACATTTCGCCTTGGCGAAA
This genomic interval carries:
- the LOC136511276 gene encoding transcription factor LATE FLOWERING-like, whose translation is MEDFGSWSMQYAAADPCLPSREGDDDGRLLGAFLGGGFDLRSDHGGLISNLPSSHPVQNLMPGHGSASLSVSDGFMSLDTADMLAIVTGALDDGGLLDTFAYGSDVVVAEAEEPAQPTASSNAFSGYSSTTGGKYGNISSGESNTCGGGGGGCHDTEVASPSCALSRSALPQATAALASMRKLGKYPAIAATTSTEAQVAAPRRGAKLPATSSSSTRITFAGHGHGDHQAAGGSSPSVGGGYEPDSEALAQVKEMIYRAAAMRPVHQLVCGAGSEPAPSSQSKPRRKNVRISSDPQTVAARLRRERVSERLRVLQRLVPGGSRMDTTSMLDEAASYLKFLKSQVKALERANPSNGGYHDGSLLPQSYTGSLGVSGGGTGVAFGRDGAGIGGYVKSNRNTHF